One window from the genome of Kaistella carnis encodes:
- a CDS encoding UDP-glucose dehydrogenase family protein: protein MNITIVGTGYVGLVTGTTLAELGNTVYCVDIDAKKVERMKEGVVPIYEPGLEEMFLRNIQAQRLFFTTDIKEVLGKSEVIYLALPTPPGEDGSADLSYVLSVANQIGELLMEYKVIVNKSTVPVGTADKVRETIASKTSVEFDVVSNPEFLREGFAVEDSMNPARVIVGSESEKAQEIMAKIYQPFTNTGIPIIFMDEKSSELTKYAANSFLAVKITFMNEIANYCEKVGADVDKVRLGMGSDDRIGHRFLFPGIGYGGSCFPKDVKALIKSGKQEGFDFQILEATEEVNHAQKIILVSEIEKYFEGNLKGKKIAMWGLAFKANTDDIREASSLDNIKLLLEKGAEITAYDSIAEENVRNVLGDQISYAQDMYSTLENADCLLIATEWSEFKNPNFELMAQKMKSKVIFDGRNMFALEQLEDTGFFYKSIGRKTLK from the coding sequence GTGAATATTACGATCGTTGGAACTGGATATGTAGGATTGGTTACAGGAACTACTTTGGCAGAATTGGGAAACACCGTATACTGTGTTGACATTGATGCGAAAAAGGTGGAACGCATGAAAGAAGGCGTCGTTCCTATTTACGAACCGGGTTTGGAAGAAATGTTCCTTCGAAATATTCAGGCACAGCGCTTATTTTTCACCACCGATATCAAAGAAGTTCTGGGGAAAAGTGAAGTCATTTATCTTGCTTTACCAACGCCGCCGGGCGAAGATGGATCTGCCGATCTTTCTTACGTACTTTCCGTCGCCAACCAAATTGGAGAATTGCTGATGGAATACAAAGTGATTGTGAATAAATCAACGGTTCCTGTGGGCACGGCTGATAAAGTTCGCGAAACTATTGCTTCTAAAACTTCCGTCGAATTTGACGTTGTTTCTAATCCAGAATTTTTAAGAGAGGGTTTTGCGGTAGAAGATTCTATGAATCCGGCCCGGGTGATTGTTGGCAGCGAATCTGAAAAGGCGCAGGAAATCATGGCTAAAATTTATCAGCCTTTTACCAACACGGGAATTCCTATTATTTTTATGGATGAGAAATCGTCTGAATTGACAAAATATGCCGCAAATTCGTTCTTAGCCGTTAAGATTACTTTTATGAATGAAATCGCGAATTACTGTGAAAAAGTAGGAGCTGATGTTGATAAAGTTCGTTTGGGAATGGGTTCTGATGACCGAATTGGCCACCGTTTTCTCTTCCCCGGAATTGGATATGGCGGAAGCTGTTTCCCGAAAGATGTAAAAGCTTTAATAAAATCCGGCAAACAGGAAGGTTTTGATTTTCAAATTCTTGAAGCGACCGAAGAAGTGAATCATGCGCAGAAAATTATTTTGGTTTCTGAAATTGAAAAGTATTTCGAGGGCAATTTAAAAGGTAAAAAGATTGCAATGTGGGGCTTGGCCTTTAAAGCGAATACTGACGATATCAGAGAAGCCTCATCTTTGGATAACATTAAATTGCTTTTAGAGAAAGGCGCAGAAATCACGGCGTACGATTCAATTGCAGAAGAAAATGTGCGTAATGTACTTGGTGATCAAATATCGTATGCTCAGGACATGTATTCTACTTTAGAAAATGCAGACTGTCTTTTGATCGCAACGGAGTGGAGTGAATTCAAAAATCCTAACTTTGAACTGATGGCGCAGAAAATGAAAAGCAAAGTCATCTTTGACGGAAGGAATATGTTTGCTTTGGAACAATTAGAAGATACTGGATTTTTCTACAAGTCGATCGGAAGAAAAACATTAAAATAA
- a CDS encoding ABC transporter permease gives MTEPQQQWTETIESSHSLFDLKLKEVWRYKDLVYMFVKRDFVSGFKQTILGPIWFFINPIFTTLVYLIVFGNIANLSTDGAPKVLFYLAGVTLWNYFSSCLTGTSNVFTGNASIFGKVYFPRLVMPLTVVISNLMRFGVQMGLFLVAFFYYYFKGEVQPNIWILATPFLIILMAAFALGMGMIFSSLTTKYRDIQMLLGFGVSLFMYVTPVIYPLSALPERFKAIAYYNPLSGIFECFKYAWLGVGDFSAAMLLTSSVIIFILLAIGTVVFNKVEKSFMDTV, from the coding sequence ATGACCGAACCTCAACAACAATGGACGGAAACCATCGAATCCAGCCACTCTCTTTTTGACCTCAAATTAAAAGAAGTCTGGCGGTACAAAGATTTGGTTTATATGTTTGTGAAACGGGATTTTGTGTCGGGATTTAAGCAAACGATTTTGGGTCCGATATGGTTTTTCATTAACCCTATTTTCACGACTCTGGTTTATTTAATTGTTTTTGGAAACATCGCCAATTTATCTACTGATGGCGCTCCGAAAGTTCTCTTTTATCTTGCCGGTGTTACATTGTGGAACTATTTTTCTTCCTGCTTAACAGGAACCTCAAATGTTTTTACAGGCAATGCCTCCATTTTTGGAAAAGTGTATTTCCCCCGATTGGTGATGCCACTAACCGTTGTGATTTCAAACCTCATGCGCTTTGGCGTACAGATGGGGCTTTTTCTCGTGGCTTTCTTTTACTACTATTTTAAAGGAGAAGTACAACCGAATATCTGGATTTTGGCCACGCCTTTTTTAATTATTTTAATGGCAGCCTTTGCATTGGGTATGGGAATGATATTTTCTTCTTTAACGACGAAATACCGCGACATCCAGATGCTTTTGGGATTTGGTGTGAGTTTATTCATGTATGTAACTCCAGTTATTTATCCACTTTCTGCACTTCCCGAACGGTTTAAAGCAATTGCATACTATAATCCCCTTTCCGGAATTTTTGAATGTTTCAAATATGCCTGGCTTGGCGTAGGAGATTTCTCCGCTGCTATGTTATTAACCAGCAGTGTCATTATCTTCATTTTATTAGCGATCGGAACTGTGGTATTTAATAAAGTTGAGAAAAGCTTTATGGATACGGTTTAG
- a CDS encoding ABC transporter ATP-binding protein — MLALKAENISKQYRLGQVGTGTLSHDLNRFWHQVRGKEDPYLKIGETNDRSSKGNSDYVWSLRDINFEIEQGDAVGIIGRNGAGKSTLLKLLSKVTKPTTGTIYTNGRIASLLEVGTGFHPEMTGRENIYLNGAILGMTRKEIKRKFDEIVDFSGVERYIDTPVKRYSSGMYVRLAFAVAAHLESEILIVDEVLAVGDAEFQKKCLGKMGDVSKGEGRTVLFVSHNIGAVKTLCQTGIYLKDGLLQYQGKIDDTISKYLISTSGNMDESIQLRDDKIGNKKVEVLDVIFKNKYNQRTSEILSGDSLIVEFSLQNNAEINLNEPVVHLEIERKKDCPFD; from the coding sequence ATGCTGGCATTAAAGGCAGAGAACATATCAAAACAATACCGGCTCGGACAGGTTGGAACAGGCACGCTGTCGCATGACTTGAACCGCTTTTGGCATCAGGTGCGCGGAAAAGAAGATCCTTATTTAAAGATTGGGGAAACGAACGACCGCAGTTCCAAAGGAAACAGTGACTATGTTTGGTCTTTACGCGATATAAATTTTGAAATTGAACAGGGAGATGCCGTAGGAATTATTGGCCGAAACGGCGCGGGAAAATCGACTTTGCTAAAATTATTAAGTAAGGTAACAAAACCAACTACGGGAACAATCTACACCAATGGACGAATTGCCTCCTTATTAGAAGTAGGAACCGGATTTCATCCAGAAATGACAGGCCGTGAGAATATTTATCTAAACGGAGCCATTCTCGGAATGACCCGAAAGGAAATCAAGCGCAAATTTGATGAAATAGTCGATTTCTCAGGTGTAGAAAGATATATTGACACGCCGGTAAAAAGATATTCCTCTGGAATGTATGTGCGTTTGGCATTCGCCGTCGCTGCGCATTTAGAGTCAGAAATTCTGATTGTCGACGAAGTTTTAGCAGTAGGTGACGCGGAATTTCAGAAAAAATGTTTGGGAAAAATGGGCGATGTGAGTAAGGGTGAAGGGAGGACGGTTTTGTTTGTGAGTCATAATATTGGGGCAGTAAAAACATTATGTCAAACTGGTATTTATTTGAAAGACGGCTTATTACAATATCAAGGAAAAATTGATGATACTATTTCAAAATACCTCATTTCTACCAGCGGAAATATGGACGAATCAATCCAATTGCGCGATGATAAAATTGGAAATAAAAAAGTAGAAGTTCTAGATGTTATTTTTAAGAATAAATATAATCAAAGAACTTCAGAAATACTGTCCGGAGATTCACTTATTGTTGAGTTTTCTTTGCAGAATAATGCTGAAATTAATTTAAACGAACCTGTTGTGCATTTAGAAATTGAAAGGAAAAAAGATTGTCCATTTGATTAA
- a CDS encoding IS982 family transposase: MNNLIQNYEIILKELTATCKHIKSNKQIRLPKMSDLELVALNITAEYMSINSELQLFRCISGTDLDGKIERSVYNKRRRRLFPYIEKIRETLSGKFSDFSDVFIVDSTPIEICKFSRANRSAICSTDDIKPSFGYCAAQKSRYFGYKLHAVCDKNGIFHSFDFTPANVHDVNYLKDIKENFKNCLLIGDRGYISKKFQVDLFNYSKINLSVPMRKNQHGFVEFSRTKSNIRKRIETNISQLCGQFTINVNFAKTFQGLATRIVSKITSFTMIQYLNFFVFKRSLNKLKVNLC, encoded by the coding sequence ATGAACAATCTCATTCAAAACTACGAAATTATTTTAAAAGAATTGACAGCAACCTGTAAACATATTAAGTCAAATAAGCAGATCAGACTCCCGAAAATGTCTGACTTGGAACTTGTGGCACTTAATATTACCGCTGAATACATGTCCATTAACTCTGAATTACAGTTGTTTAGATGTATTTCGGGAACCGATTTGGATGGGAAGATCGAGAGGAGCGTCTACAATAAAAGAAGGAGGAGGCTTTTTCCATATATTGAAAAAATAAGGGAGACCTTAAGCGGTAAATTTTCTGATTTCAGCGATGTCTTCATTGTTGATTCAACACCGATTGAAATATGTAAATTCAGTCGTGCAAACCGTTCGGCAATTTGTTCCACAGATGATATCAAACCTTCGTTTGGATATTGTGCCGCGCAGAAGTCAAGGTATTTTGGCTATAAACTTCATGCGGTTTGTGACAAGAATGGAATCTTTCACTCTTTTGATTTCACCCCTGCAAATGTTCATGATGTAAATTACCTCAAGGATATTAAGGAAAACTTTAAAAACTGTTTATTGATCGGGGACAGAGGATATATCAGTAAAAAATTTCAAGTAGATTTATTCAACTATTCCAAGATAAATCTTTCGGTCCCGATGAGGAAAAACCAGCATGGTTTTGTAGAGTTTTCAAGGACAAAATCAAACATAAGGAAACGGATTGAAACCAATATATCGCAACTATGCGGCCAGTTTACAATAAACGTGAACTTTGCAAAAACCTTTCAAGGTTTGGCGACAAGGATAGTGTCGAAAATAACTTCTTTTACGATGATTCAATACCTCAATTTTTTCGTCTTCAAAAGAAGTTTGAATAAACTAAAAGTTAATTTGTGCTAA
- the rffA gene encoding dTDP-4-amino-4,6-dideoxygalactose transaminase: MIPFNKPFIIGNELKYIEEAVKSGKISGDGIFTKKCNQFFEEKFGFQKVLLTTSCTDALEMAALLCNIKEGDEVIVPSYTFVSSANAFALRGAKIVFADSYPDNPNIDPKSIEKLITEKTKVIVPVHYAGVACDMEAIISIARKHNIFVVEDAAQAIDSYYTFSDGTEKALGSIGDFGTFSFHETKNIIAGEGGMLSINNPKYNERAEIIREKGTNRSAFFRGEVNKYGWVDLGSSFLPSEIISAFLYGQLEHLEEIQTKRISIWKKYITELKTLEEKGKISLPVIPEYATNNGHMFYIICKSYEERTALIKCMKEKDIHPVFHYLSLNKSEFFLNEEKEIDIPNADHFTDCLLRLPFYFELSVAEQDLVIAQLKEFYNA; this comes from the coding sequence ATGATTCCATTCAACAAACCTTTTATCATCGGTAATGAATTAAAATATATTGAAGAAGCCGTAAAAAGTGGGAAAATTTCTGGCGACGGAATTTTCACAAAAAAATGCAATCAGTTTTTTGAAGAGAAATTTGGCTTTCAAAAAGTATTATTAACCACTTCTTGTACTGATGCTTTAGAAATGGCTGCACTTCTTTGTAATATCAAAGAAGGAGATGAAGTGATTGTTCCAAGTTATACTTTTGTTTCTTCTGCAAATGCTTTTGCCCTACGAGGAGCAAAAATTGTATTCGCTGACTCTTATCCAGACAATCCCAATATTGATCCGAAAAGTATTGAAAAATTAATCACCGAAAAAACAAAAGTCATTGTTCCGGTTCATTATGCCGGAGTTGCCTGTGATATGGAAGCCATAATATCGATTGCGAGAAAACACAACATTTTCGTAGTGGAAGATGCTGCACAAGCAATTGACAGTTATTATACTTTTAGCGACGGTACAGAAAAGGCTCTGGGTTCTATTGGTGATTTTGGCACATTTTCATTTCATGAAACCAAAAATATTATTGCTGGAGAAGGTGGTATGCTTTCCATTAATAATCCAAAATATAATGAACGCGCTGAAATCATCCGTGAAAAAGGAACGAATAGAAGTGCATTTTTCCGTGGTGAAGTTAATAAATATGGTTGGGTAGATTTAGGTTCATCTTTCCTACCCTCAGAAATCATTTCTGCTTTTCTTTATGGTCAGTTAGAACATTTGGAAGAAATTCAAACCAAAAGAATATCCATTTGGAAGAAGTACATTACTGAACTAAAAACACTTGAAGAAAAAGGCAAAATTTCGCTTCCTGTAATTCCGGAGTATGCCACGAATAATGGTCATATGTTTTATATCATTTGCAAATCGTATGAAGAAAGAACAGCATTAATCAAATGTATGAAAGAGAAAGACATACATCCTGTTTTTCATTATTTAAGTTTAAATAAAAGTGAGTTTTTCTTGAACGAAGAAAAAGAAATAGACATCCCTAATGCTGATCATTTTACCGACTGCCTTTTACGTCTGCCTTTTTATTTTGAGCTTAGCGTTGCCGAACAGGATTTAGTAATAGCACAACTTAAAGAGTTTTATAATGCCTGA
- a CDS encoding TDP-N-acetylfucosamine:lipid II N-acetylfucosaminyltransferase: MIQKLLGLKRPVFNFWYYPLEKILETDAPINLNKSKVMIGNSGFKTNNHLDVFKRLSELKIKNKEIFSPVSYGDQKYISAIREKALIPGNTFAFMEDFMSLQDYQNVLDDVQVAILNTRRQQAVGNIIALIYAGAKVFISERSTFFHYLKRNKIKVFSYEKDLLSHHFDTAFSQKEIEYNRTILTKIFSSETLKKELKKSVEEVFSDLKKK; this comes from the coding sequence ATGATTCAAAAATTATTGGGTTTAAAAAGACCAGTGTTTAATTTTTGGTATTATCCACTGGAAAAGATTCTTGAAACCGATGCCCCTATTAATTTGAATAAATCAAAAGTAATGATTGGAAATTCAGGCTTTAAAACAAACAACCATCTTGATGTTTTTAAGCGTCTGAGTGAACTTAAAATAAAAAATAAAGAAATCTTTAGCCCCGTTTCATATGGTGATCAAAAGTATATTTCTGCGATTAGGGAGAAAGCTCTTATTCCCGGGAATACGTTTGCGTTCATGGAGGATTTTATGAGTTTACAAGATTACCAAAACGTATTAGATGATGTTCAAGTAGCAATTTTAAACACCCGTCGGCAACAAGCCGTTGGGAATATAATAGCATTAATCTATGCAGGCGCTAAAGTTTTTATAAGTGAAAGAAGTACGTTCTTTCATTACCTAAAGAGAAATAAAATAAAAGTTTTCTCCTACGAAAAAGATTTACTTTCACACCATTTCGACACCGCTTTTTCTCAAAAAGAGATAGAATATAACAGAACAATTCTCACTAAGATTTTTAGTAGTGAAACTTTAAAAAAAGAACTTAAAAAATCTGTTGAAGAAGTGTTTTCAGATTTGAAAAAAAAATGA
- a CDS encoding glycosyltransferase family 2 protein, with protein sequence MINKGLVSIIIPTFNRADLLVETLDSIIEQTYKNWECLVIDDGSTDHTEDIISHYSTIDPRIIYYKRPPIYASGGNGARNYGLDLAKGEYINWFDSDDIMLPNFLNEHLSLLINSAFSFSVCKCNQFSTKQSEAKDFVINEIKSDNPLLDYISDKIKVMTPSSVFKTEFIKSNAYRFNEKLKAAQEWEFYIRVFADFDQYETIDKQLVSLRQHPDGMSYNSKILYDRTYNYICARKIVKSFLERKGKYSSNIDIIFQDFGKKYIPILIMGKKYKLLNKAIFTGGFTRSNLVSFLSIYFLIITKRNKSKTRYI encoded by the coding sequence ATGATTAATAAAGGTTTAGTTTCGATCATCATTCCCACCTTCAACCGTGCTGATCTTTTGGTTGAAACATTGGATTCAATTATTGAGCAAACTTACAAAAACTGGGAATGTTTGGTTATAGATGATGGAAGCACCGATCATACTGAAGATATAATTTCGCATTATTCAACAATTGATCCGAGAATTATATATTACAAAAGACCACCTATTTATGCGAGCGGGGGAAATGGTGCACGTAATTACGGTTTAGATCTAGCAAAAGGAGAATATATAAATTGGTTTGACAGCGATGATATAATGCTCCCAAACTTTTTAAACGAACACTTATCTCTTTTAATTAACTCAGCTTTTTCTTTCAGCGTGTGTAAATGTAACCAGTTTAGCACGAAGCAAAGTGAAGCAAAAGATTTTGTAATTAACGAGATTAAAAGCGATAACCCACTTTTAGATTATATTTCAGATAAAATTAAAGTGATGACGCCATCATCAGTTTTTAAGACTGAATTTATAAAATCTAACGCATACCGGTTTAATGAAAAGCTGAAAGCAGCTCAAGAATGGGAATTTTACATTAGAGTATTTGCTGACTTTGATCAGTACGAGACTATTGATAAACAATTAGTTTCTCTGCGACAACATCCTGATGGAATGTCTTACAATTCAAAAATACTGTATGATCGAACGTACAATTATATCTGCGCCAGAAAAATCGTAAAATCTTTTTTAGAGAGAAAAGGAAAATACAGTTCTAATATTGATATTATTTTCCAAGATTTTGGAAAAAAATATATTCCAATTCTGATTATGGGTAAAAAATATAAACTCTTAAATAAAGCAATTTTCACAGGCGGTTTTACCCGATCGAATCTAGTGTCCTTCCTAAGTATCTATTTTTTGATCATCACCAAAAGAAACAAAAGCAAAACAAGATATATTTAA
- a CDS encoding glycosyltransferase family 2 protein, translating into MLFTIFTPTYNRAYTLPKLYESLKAQNHKNFVWLIVDDGSTDGTQDLIEGYKAEDKIPIRYFKQENKGKHIAVNEGLKYADTQWFCIIDSDDYLESTATEVWEQLSREIANHKNYAGFSFIHFSDKIIYDEKEYGNKRLSKVSDYKWEHYGEMLFCFKTDVISDFSFPIFPDEKFCQESVLFFPILRKYRILVTDHVLVHGEYLTDGLSQNHYASMLKSPNYGLLSIQEYFLDATTAKEKMYLAEAYWDIVLKSRRIPVMKALTGLPFIWTIKVFKDKILKKIGNK; encoded by the coding sequence ATGCTATTTACCATTTTTACTCCTACTTACAATAGAGCCTATACGCTGCCTAAATTATACGAAAGTTTAAAAGCCCAAAATCATAAGAATTTTGTGTGGCTAATTGTTGATGATGGATCTACAGATGGTACACAAGATCTTATTGAAGGTTATAAAGCTGAGGATAAAATACCTATCCGGTATTTTAAGCAAGAAAATAAAGGTAAACATATTGCGGTCAACGAAGGGTTAAAGTATGCTGATACTCAATGGTTTTGTATTATTGATAGTGATGACTATCTTGAAAGTACGGCGACGGAAGTTTGGGAGCAGCTTTCACGGGAGATTGCGAACCATAAAAATTACGCTGGTTTTTCATTTATTCATTTTTCAGATAAAATTATTTATGACGAGAAAGAATATGGAAATAAACGTTTATCTAAGGTCAGTGATTATAAATGGGAGCATTATGGGGAAATGTTATTTTGTTTTAAAACGGATGTAATCTCCGATTTCTCTTTTCCTATTTTTCCTGATGAAAAATTTTGCCAGGAGTCAGTTTTGTTTTTTCCGATATTAAGAAAATATAGGATATTGGTAACAGATCACGTTCTTGTTCATGGTGAGTATCTTACAGATGGACTGAGCCAAAACCATTATGCATCAATGTTGAAGAGTCCTAATTATGGATTGTTATCAATTCAAGAATATTTTTTAGACGCTACAACTGCTAAAGAGAAAATGTATTTAGCAGAAGCGTATTGGGATATTGTTTTGAAATCTAGGAGAATACCTGTGATGAAAGCACTTACGGGATTACCATTTATATGGACTATAAAAGTATTTAAAGATAAAATTTTAAAGAAAATAGGGAATAAGTGA
- a CDS encoding glycosyltransferase, whose protein sequence is MKMINPLVTISIPLYNCADFLEACLESVRLQTYAHIEVTLINDQTPDNSVQIAEEFIQKHQLENWRIIHLAKNSGLSVVRNKGIDTALGKYIFFVDSDDVITRDCVSKLVVISENSGAEVTMSQLECVELKTGKRSICIKLNSEEKLISGNINILTAFSNNELVSYSVNKLFLVDFIRKNSIYFTPGLFAEDELWNFQMILKLNKVAIHKDVTYTYFLHQKSIIHNRDRKYFNNWFTIAKYVDEALKTEDNNIRKALILRYLISYKSMTLMMNWRAKKDEQLWKESYCNYKTLSGLHWSDYFSTKIPLSIKKADLLNSLPTDLGFRFFKWRWER, encoded by the coding sequence ATGAAAATGATAAATCCCCTAGTCACAATCTCCATCCCACTTTATAACTGCGCCGATTTCCTGGAAGCCTGTCTGGAATCCGTTCGGTTGCAGACTTATGCTCATATCGAAGTGACGTTGATTAATGATCAGACTCCTGATAACAGTGTGCAAATTGCAGAGGAATTCATTCAAAAACATCAACTTGAAAATTGGAGAATTATACACTTAGCAAAAAATTCAGGACTTTCAGTGGTAAGAAATAAAGGGATTGATACCGCTTTAGGTAAGTATATTTTTTTTGTTGATAGTGATGACGTTATAACACGGGACTGTGTTTCAAAACTAGTCGTGATCTCTGAGAATAGTGGTGCCGAAGTTACGATGTCTCAATTAGAATGTGTAGAATTAAAAACTGGTAAACGTTCAATCTGCATTAAATTAAATTCTGAGGAGAAATTAATCAGTGGTAATATAAATATTTTGACAGCTTTTTCAAATAATGAGCTTGTTTCTTATAGTGTAAACAAATTATTTCTGGTAGATTTCATTAGAAAAAATAGCATTTATTTTACTCCAGGCTTGTTTGCAGAAGATGAGCTGTGGAATTTTCAGATGATTTTAAAACTAAATAAAGTTGCGATTCATAAAGATGTGACGTATACTTATTTTTTGCATCAAAAATCAATTATTCATAATAGAGACAGAAAGTATTTCAATAACTGGTTTACAATCGCCAAATATGTAGATGAGGCCTTAAAAACAGAAGACAACAATATTCGAAAAGCTTTAATTTTAAGATACCTTATTAGCTACAAATCTATGACATTAATGATGAATTGGCGAGCAAAGAAAGATGAGCAACTGTGGAAGGAAAGTTATTGCAATTATAAAACGTTATCAGGTTTACATTGGAGCGATTACTTCTCAACAAAAATTCCGTTATCGATTAAAAAAGCTGATCTATTAAATAGTTTACCTACTGATTTAGGATTTAGGTTTTTCAAGTGGAGATGGGAACGGTAA
- a CDS encoding glycosyltransferase family 2 protein: MLFSILVAHYNNFEYFKDFYKSVLNQTYQNFEIIIVDDCSTDDSLQKIKSLTENNKAVKIYKNEINKGVGFTKRKCVELAKGEICGFIDPDDAVVSDALELSIQKYVDHPNIVATYSQIMLCDNLLTPQKIYSRTKRIKNGDQYFFNINNEVSHFFTFRRDFYFKTDGINEELIASEDFDLYLKLYEKGKFEFINSPLYYYRQHSSGVSQNKHRKKTVIESWNKVLFDTCVRRNIHQFGNIKASTDINLAKVLFERENTFRKKLNRYIRKKF; encoded by the coding sequence ATGCTATTCTCTATACTTGTTGCACATTACAATAACTTTGAATACTTCAAAGATTTTTATAAAAGCGTTCTCAATCAAACGTACCAGAATTTTGAAATCATCATTGTTGATGATTGTTCTACCGATGATTCTTTGCAAAAAATTAAATCGTTAACTGAAAATAACAAAGCCGTAAAGATTTATAAAAACGAGATAAATAAAGGAGTAGGTTTTACAAAACGAAAATGTGTAGAATTGGCAAAAGGAGAAATTTGTGGATTCATTGACCCAGATGATGCTGTAGTATCAGACGCTTTGGAGCTTAGTATCCAAAAATATGTTGATCATCCAAATATTGTTGCAACCTATTCCCAAATCATGTTGTGCGATAATTTACTTACGCCTCAAAAAATTTATTCTAGAACTAAAAGAATTAAAAATGGTGATCAATATTTTTTTAACATTAATAATGAAGTTTCTCATTTTTTTACATTTCGGCGAGATTTTTATTTTAAAACAGATGGCATTAATGAAGAACTTATCGCATCTGAAGATTTCGATCTTTATCTCAAGCTTTACGAAAAAGGAAAATTTGAATTTATTAACAGTCCTCTATATTATTACAGACAACATTCTAGTGGAGTCTCACAGAATAAACACAGAAAAAAAACAGTTATTGAAAGTTGGAATAAAGTTCTTTTTGATACCTGCGTAAGAAGAAATATTCATCAATTTGGAAATATTAAAGCATCCACGGATATTAATCTCGCAAAAGTTCTTTTTGAAAGAGAGAATACGTTTAGAAAGAAATTAAACAGGTACATCCGTAAAAAATTCTAA
- a CDS encoding GNAT family N-acetyltransferase yields the protein MRYFPLFSDSGFSISDVTKFNNSCFKIRQNHNEYDHFRFIDNPFSSIKSDFIYCVENDGKYIAQMLTMPAPLSLNEEVIPAFWGQDYYVLEEYRNKGIGKKLADYYLKNDYYIAVGFSEKSARIHQDRGAKVISHLNFYLKWGSIFHRLKFLTQRVFRMPPKDIKSYQFPDNIGRFQRIKDAAQLNLSTLNWNKNVIETLRDKRYFQWRFFYKPDRYFFYISSSSLDENPTYFVAKPYFYKGVNWLKIVDYRFNNHKINEFTAILMSAELLRKKLKLYGTIISSSQNITDQWLSEHFFTQFKHEVVLTTFPFNFKNTQETHDHLVMSFADSDLDMHSNLGKFNYAEDY from the coding sequence ATGCGCTATTTCCCACTTTTCTCAGATTCCGGTTTTTCTATCTCGGATGTAACAAAATTTAATAATTCTTGTTTTAAAATCCGTCAGAATCATAATGAATATGACCACTTCCGTTTTATTGATAATCCCTTCTCCTCTATCAAATCAGATTTCATATATTGTGTAGAGAATGATGGTAAATACATTGCCCAAATGCTTACTATGCCGGCACCTCTTTCTTTAAATGAAGAAGTCATTCCTGCCTTTTGGGGGCAGGACTATTATGTTTTGGAAGAATACCGAAATAAAGGAATAGGAAAAAAGCTAGCCGATTATTATCTTAAAAACGATTACTACATTGCCGTAGGGTTTTCAGAGAAGTCTGCAAGAATTCATCAGGATAGGGGTGCAAAAGTAATAAGTCATCTCAATTTTTACCTTAAATGGGGATCTATCTTCCATAGGCTGAAATTCTTAACCCAAAGAGTTTTTCGTATGCCACCAAAAGATATTAAGAGTTATCAATTCCCAGATAATATCGGTAGATTTCAAAGAATAAAGGATGCAGCACAATTAAATTTATCCACTTTAAACTGGAATAAGAATGTAATTGAAACACTTAGAGATAAAAGGTATTTCCAATGGCGATTTTTTTATAAACCAGACCGCTATTTTTTCTACATCTCTTCGTCATCTTTGGATGAAAACCCCACTTATTTTGTGGCAAAACCCTATTTTTATAAAGGAGTAAATTGGTTGAAGATAGTGGACTATCGCTTTAATAATCATAAAATAAACGAGTTTACCGCTATATTGATGAGCGCGGAATTATTGAGAAAAAAACTAAAACTTTATGGTACTATAATATCTTCATCTCAAAACATCACTGATCAATGGCTCTCCGAGCACTTTTTTACACAGTTCAAGCATGAAGTTGTTCTCACGACATTCCCTTTTAATTTTAAAAATACCCAAGAAACCCACGATCATCTGGTTATGAGTTTTGCAGACAGCGACTTGGACATGCATTCTAACTTAGGAAAATTCAACTATGCCGAAGATTATTAA